In Electrophorus electricus isolate fEleEle1 chromosome 14, fEleEle1.pri, whole genome shotgun sequence, a single window of DNA contains:
- the tcf7l2 gene encoding transcription factor 7-like 2 isoform X17, giving the protein MDPREGLALGLDHSASKGTALTSGLSLLQQLSCWPLALNAWSNKVPVVQHPHHVHPLTPLITYSNEHFTPGNPPPHLQTDVDPKTGIPRPPHPPDISPYYPLSPGTVGQIPHPLGWLVPQQGQPVYPITTGGFRHPYPTALTVNASMSRFPPHMVPPHHSLHTTGIPHPAIVTPNVKQESSHSDISTLNSSKHQDPKKEDEKKKPHIKKPLNAFMLYMKEMRAKVVAECTLKESAAINQILGRRWHALSREEQAKYYELARKERQLHMQLYPGWSARDNYGKKKKRKREKQQAEANEHREYFPNPCLSLPPITDLSAPKKCRARFGLDQQNNWCGPCRRKKKCIRYIQGEGSCVSPPSSDGSLLESPPSSPSMVTTSPASKEPKPQTEQMQPLSLTMKPVPLVLSSHHPHQHLSMAPPPPLSLLDNSGAGKTPGSAHNSSLDPSDVSSSRPSGSASSQPALVCHSHSLLPSSAPTQPLSLVTKSID; this is encoded by the exons tctaaTAAGGTCCCGGTGGTACAGCACCCTCACCATGTGCACCCGCTTACACCTCTGATCACCTACAGCAATGAACATTTCACACCTGGCAACCCTCCCCCACACCTACAGACAGACGTGGACCCCAAAACAG GAATCCCGAGGCCTCCTCACCCTCCAGATATATCTCCCTACTACCCCCTGTCGCCTGGCACTGTGGGCCAGATCCCCCATCCGCTAGGATGGTTAGTACCACA GCAAGGTCAGCCGGTGTACCCCATCACCACAGGAGGGTTCCGACACCCCTATCCCACTGCCCTTACCGTCAATGCCTCCATGTCCAG ATTCCCTCCACACATGGTGCCCCCCCACCACAGTTTGCACACCACGGGGATCCCACACCCAGCCATCGTCACGCCCAACGTCAAACAGGAGTCCTCTCACAGTGACATCAGTACCCTCAACAGCTC GAAACATCAGGACCCGAAAAAGGAGGACGAGAAGAAGAAGCCGCACATAAAGAAGCCCCTGAACGCGTTCATGCTCTACATGAAAGAGATGAGGGCCAAAGTGGTGGCAGAGTGCACGCTGAAGGAGAGCGCAGCTATCAACCAGATCCTGGGCAGGAGG tggcatGCTCTGTCTCGAGAGGAGCAGGCCAAATACTACGAGCTTGCCAGAAAAGAACGACAGTTACACATGCAGCTCTACCCCGGCTGGTCGGCACGAGACAACTAT gggaaaaagaagaagagaaaaagggaaaagcaGCAAGCCGAGGCCAACG aacacaGAGAATATTTTCCAAATCCTTGCCTTTCACTCCCTCCGATTACAG ACCTGAGTGCCCCTAAGAAGTGTCGTGCGCGTTTTGGGCTCGATCAGCAGAATAACTGGTGTGGTCCGTGCAG GAGAAAAAAGAAGTGCATTCGCTACATTCAAGGTGAAGGCAGCTGTGTCAGTCCTCCCTCTTCGGATGGAAGCTTACTAGAGTCCCCCCCATCCTCGCCCTCCATGGTCACCACCTCCCCAGCCTCGAAAGAGCCCAAACCACAGACTGAACAAATGCAACCTCTATCACTGACTATGAAGCCTGTTCCTCTGGTCTTGTCCTCACACCACCCTCACCAACATCTCTCCATGGCCCCGCCTCCGCCCTTATCTCTGCTGGACAACTCGGGTGCGGGCAAAACGCCCGGCTCTGCCCACAACAGCTCCTTGGACCCTTCAGACGTGTCATCGTCCCGCCCCtcaggctccgcctcctcgcAGCCTGCATTGGTGTGTCACTCCCATTCTCTGCTGCCCAGCTCTGCCCCCACGCAACCGCTTTCGCTCGTTACCAAGTCCATAGACTAG